In Theileria equi strain WA chromosome 3, complete sequence, the genomic window ATCCTGGCAAAAGCAAGGAAACACAAGCATACTACCACTTAGAAAAGAAGATTCACCCAAATTAGGATGATACCATGTTATGAAAATAAGCGCCATGCGGTTCACGGGATCGTACATTCTGCCATGGTGAAAGACATCCTCCCTCTATTGTGCAAGGGGATTCGTAGTTGTCGGTGGGGTGGTCCGCGTTAGAGCGTCTTCGGCAGATACTCCATTTAAATTCTGATTCCCAGCGTTTATAATTTTAAGTTAAATTTGATTTAATTCGTTTACAAAGGTACTGACAGGTTATTTTATTTGTCTTCGCTTGTCCACCATTTAATGTATTTTGTTGTATGCTCCGGTTGTGGCCCTTGTAACCATATTCATTATTATTTTAGGTATAAATATAGTATATAAGATGTCGACGGTTCCAATTGCTGAATTGCCTAAAGAGCAAAGGGAAGAACTCATGTGCGTATATGCATCATTGATCTTGCACGACGATGGACTCGATATTAGCCAAGAGAACATTTTGAAGTTAATAAAGTCGGCAAAAGGTGACATTCAACCATTTACACCCATGCTGTTTGCTCGTGCTTTGAAGGGAAAGGATCTCTCTACTCTGTTCTCCTCTGTCGCTGCTGGTGGAACTGCAGCGGCTCCCGCCGGATCTGCTCCACCAGCAGCTGCCTCCCCTGAAGCTAAGAAGGAGGAGCCAGAGGCTGAAGAGGAGGAGGATGATATGGGATTCTCGCTCTTTGACTAATCATACGTCTGCGTAATCATATCATTCTCAAGAATTCAAGTAGAATGGATATGGTTTCAATTGTTCTCGATCTCCATATATTCTTAGTTACTTTGGTTTGGTGGGTGAGCATCCTGTGTGTCTAGCCCCTCTTACCCACGCACCGTGAGCTCACTATAAATGGCTAATGATCGTGACTGGGACGACATTCCAGATGATTTTGTGCTTCCGGAAGGGAGTGCAAAACGTGGAGCAAAGTTATTCAAAAAATACTGTCAACAATGCCATTCTATGAGACCAGATAATCGCCAAATCGGAGGTTTTACATATTTCCCCCAAACTTTCAACTTTCTTCAGGGTTTTCAAATTTTGGTCCAACTTTGTTCAATGTTTACTGTAGAACTGCAGGTACAGAAGATGTGAGTGGCCTCAGCGCCACTGATGGTCTACAAAATGCTGGAATTGTTTGGAACGATGCGAATTTAATGAGGTAAGGAACTATCTATAtaaatacattttaaaggtATATGAAGAACCCAGAAAGATATGTGAACAGCAAGATTGGAATGAATTTTAGTGGTTTACCAAAATTTCAGGATAGAGTAGACGTTGTACATTTCCTTCGCGACCTTACCTACGAAGGAAAATATGGCCAAGAAGTACTAAAGGAATGTGAAAAGAAATAGTGCCCATTTCCATGCAGATAATAATCCCTTCGTTGTTTTGGTCAATCGACTTATGTTCAATATACACTTACAGGAAACAAaaacttgtaaaattcCTTTACCAAGGGCAACCCAAGCATATTCGCTAATAATAGTGCTGTGTAGAAAACCATATGTTAAAATATTGAATTTGGTATCACATTATGGTACAGCTGTATGGCAATTTGATGATAGAGTTGTCATTATTATCTCTTAAAACGATCTCAATATCATCGTATTGAATTTCGTCCCAGTGAGCTGTGTGCATACGAATGTGCTCTTCAAACCTCTCTTTGGCACTATCATCTGCAAGATCCATAGGATTCCTGTAATCACCTTCCTttttagaaaatatattaaaATACGTCTTTGCATTCCATTTGTTAGAACCTCCAGGATTCACATCGCAATTACGTCTGGATAAATATTCTGTAAATATCGAGAATCTCTGTTTTAGAAAACCTGCGGAGTCATCCACGGTTCCatctgtaaaatatatACATATGAATAAATACATATACCTATGCGTTTTCTGGGAGGTTTTGGGGATCCATCCCTCTTACCAAACGTCATGATCTTATGAAAAAAACGAATTTTCCCCTTACTGATAGGCATACCCTTTAACATCCCATCCAATACTATATTTTCCGGTAAGGAATCAATTTCTTGTTCATAAAGACACTCGTATGTACCACATTCGGACAAAACCTCTTGCGATAATTTATTGACAATTTCACACCTTATACTCGTAGGAATAGAATCTAAATCTGAATTCACGAGAGGTTTTGAATCCGAGATTCCGGTATCTTCTTCGCCGCTTATACGGGGATTTTCTATAAAGAGAGCAAAACAGTCTGCAATATTGTGAGTATTTCCAGTGAAATATTTAGAAATTCCCAATGCATCCAAGTTAATGGGCATAGTAGGTATCATTGCCACTATCCTATCGGTGGCACTGCGATTAGACTTCATAAAATTATCCATAGTGTCATATATTTTCTCCTTTATCCTCAAATCGTATAGCATGTTGAAAGACCTAACGAATGAAAGTGTGTGTGATTCATTAGCAATAACTGGAAGATTATTGATAAAGTCGTTTGCATTGGCAAATTTGTTGAAAACAAAAAAGAACGCAGCTATTTTCTTGTAGATTGTTTCAAACGTGTTGATAGAATGATCTCTATCATCTTGCATCTTCGTACATATGGAATGAACACTAGATGAACGCCTACGCCTACGCCTCCTTGTACCTGGTTTGGAAATTTCCTTATATCCATCTATCATTATAGAGTTGTCCAGGACTGGACGAACACCGATGCTATCAGTATGCAATCTAATAAGTTCCATATTTTCGTTCAAATCCGAACAGATAAGAGATTCATGTGATATGTCCACCATTTTAAACAACAAAGCGGATGGTTTGTAAATAAATTGTTATTTTAAACCTATGTATGATGCTCAACATTCATTCTATACGAAATATATGTTACAATTCTTCAAATTCTCAAATCGTTCGGAAAATGATTGGATATAAACGATATGAATCCTCTGCTCCATATAGCGATTACCGAGGGTACACATCGACTCTATAAGACGTTTAGTAATGTAACTACAACGGAATAAGTATATATATAATTCTGTAAGAAATGAATCCGCTTATAAAAAAGGATCCATTTTCTCCCTATACAGGGATCCTAACTTGTGAGACAGTTGGTGAATATCTCAATGCGTAATGTAAATTGCAATTGTATAGATAATAAAAGTTTATATCTGTGAATTTATAGCAGTGGATGCTATTTCTTAGACTTGCGATGGCAAATTCCAAACTCAGGATAATCGTATAAAAAATCAGTCATTTGAGCGataaaactttccaaattttgcTGATATAGACACTATATATCAATTTTCAATATATATTTAGTAATAATAGAGAGAACCGGTTACAGAAGAACATATCAGAGACATAAGTTGGGGATGTATTTGGGACTCGTAAAACcaaagtttgttttgtacTAAAGGATAACTCAAGATGTGTAAAGAATATTTAGTTATACTGTATTTTGTGAATCTAAATATCCATATAGTTTCTTGCTATTCTAAACTGAGCCTTGAAGAACCCATTACCGTACGAGCCCCAAATACCTGCCTGCTCTGAAAACAAATCCCAATATATATAtgtatatatatatatatctATGTTGTATGGCCTTATATACTATTTTTAATCAACCATGGCAGAAAATAACGTTGTAACTAATAACAATGGTACAATATACAAGGTTTCTGGTCCATGTAAGTATGGAACGCCTTTTTGCatattacacattttactTTGAATCCACAATGTATTTTCAGTGGTTATTGCCAAGGATATGCCAGGAACTAAGATGTTTGAGCTTGTCCACGTGGGACATGACAATATGATTGGTGAAATTATCCAAATCGACGGAAACTCAGTGTTTATTCAGGTGTACGAGGGAACATGTATGTTTTTAATAAATACACAACGTATCAATGTTGGTTTGCACAATTCATTACTGTATAGCTGGTCTGCGTGTTGGAGATCCTGTTAAGAATACTGGGAAACCGTTATCAGTGGAATTGGGTCCAGGATTGTTAGATGCTGTATTTGATGGCACACAGAGACCGTTGATGAGAATACATGATATATTCAAAAAGCACTATGTACCAGTAGGGGTCAACTTACCAGCTCTGGATAGAGAAAAGCTATGGCCATATgttccttcatcttctctGAAAGTTGGAGATCTCATAACTGGAGGGGATATATTCGGAACGGTATATGAGAGTGAAATATTTCCGGAACATAAGTAAGCTATATTCTCAAATTCTCATTTTACTTTAGTATAATGCTCCCTCCAAACTTGAGCGGCAAAATCACATTTATGGCCCCAGCTGGTAACTATACAATAGAGGAAAAGCTATTAGAGATTGAATATTTGGGGAAAGCTATCCCTTGTTCCATGTATCAGATATGGCCCGTCAGGCAACCTCGCccaattttaaagaaaGTGCAAGGATCTGAGCCTCTGCTAACTGGTCAACGTGTTTTGGACTCACTATTTCCATCTGTAAAGGGGGGTACATGTGCTATCCCAGGGGCATTTGGTTGTGGGAAAACCTGTATATCACATGTCCGTTTCGTAGTtattataaaatattataCAGGCTCTTGCCAAGTACAGTAACACAAACGTTACAATATATGTTGGCTGTGGAGAGCGTGGTAACGAGATTGCGGAGGTATTAAAAGAGTTCCCTCACCTCAAGACAAATGTTAACGGGAAGATGGTACCAATTATGGGACGTACTTGTCTAGTTGCAAACACTTCGAACATGCCTGTGGCTGCCAGAGAGGCTAGTATTTATACTGGAATTACAATTGCGGAATACTTCCGAGATATGGGCTATCATGCTTGTATGATGGCTGATTCAACCAGTAGATGGGCCGAAGCTCTGAGAGAAATCTCTGGGAGACTTGCTGAAATGCCTGCAGATTCAGGATATCCCGCATACCTTTCTTCAAGACTCTCTGCATTCTATGAACGAGCTGGTTTGTTTGCTTTCACGAAGtttttaccaaaatttCCTCAGGTGTAGTTCAATGTTTAGGTTCATCCGATAGAACCGGATCCGTTACTATTGTTGGAGCTATATCTCCTCCTGGTGGTGACTTTTCTGATCCAGTGACTGCAGCCACCATGTCTATAGTCCATGTCTTCTGGGGACTCGATAAAAAGTTGGCACAACGTAAGCACTTTCCATCGGTAAATTGGTCAACATCGTTCACAAAATACGACAAGCAACTGGAGTCTTACTTCGAGGAAACAAATCAAAGATTCATGCAGTTGGTAAAGGGAATAAAGACCATACTACAAAAAGAGTCTGAATTGTCTGAAATCGTACAACTTGTTGGAAGAGATTCTCTCTCTGAAGATCAAAAGCTCTGCCTTGAAGTTGCAAAAATCATACGTGAAGATTTTCTGCAACAAAATTCCTTCACAGATTATGATTACAAATGTCCATTATACAAGACATTTGGAATGATGAATACAATTGTAACATTTTATAATGAAAGTTTGAAGATTATAACAGGtttttttctttttttacatacttttattttcagAAACTAATAAAAAGGGCCAAACGGTTGGCTGGGGAACCATTTATAATTCCATGAGGAAATCAATCAATAAAATAACTCGTTTAAAGTTTATCGATCCCGATACTcctgaagaagagtttgCTACAATCTTCAAAGAATTGGATGACGAAATCACAAATGGATTACGCTCCTTAGTTGATATGtaatgtattttatatcaatTACTATTTCCGTGATTTAAATTTTTTTCTATGACGTGGCTGATCTTTCGAGTGTTTATGCGTGATAGGTGTGCCTCTGCCTCCTTGAAGTTATTTTCTAAGCGCTTCCTCAATATGCTCTGCTGGGTTGATAAACTGCGTGATGAATTATATTGTCCTATTGAAGGTTTCCCCTGTTCGCTTGATTCCTTTGAAAGTAATCGTGTATGAGGGGCACTATGTCTTCGCAATCCGATATCCTCCATAGGTTCAATTTCACCGGATGTATATATCCTCCCTGCTTCAAAGGCCTCACTTCTAAACATGTGTGCTTTATTTTCCGGTGGACTGCTATATCCAGATATAGAACCGTGTATTTCTGAAGTTGAATCATCCGGGTCGCTCAAGTTCTCTTCATTTTTCATAAGTTGTTCCATAATATGTGAACACGAAAATACGTGTGACCCATTCAGCTTTACATCTTCTATAATAGTCTCAAGATACTATAAATGTGTTATTTGTGGGATTAAAACGTACATTTTCCAGTGTATTATAGTTTAACGCCATCCTATTCTCTTCATCGTAGAGAAAAAACGGAGAATCATCCTCAAAGTACGAAGAATATATATAATACAGTATGGCAAAACTATTATAAGGGCCTCTCTTTATGCCTTGCTCATCCTGAGCTCGTTGATTTTGTGTGTACAAAACATACCAGATAAAACCACTTATTCATAGATTCCAGGGCATCCTCACAGTTCTTACAGCACTGATCATTAAAACCTTCTATATCCATAGCGTGAATGTAAAGAGAAGAGATGTACTGGTAAGTTCATTCTAGTGCACGTTAAGTCGTTCTAATGCACAGTTTAGAGACACCATAGATAATGAAAGAGGCAATTATGCAGGTTAAAAGGATTTTAAGGAGTAAATTATCTTATAAAAGTGTTTTCATTTGGATTGCACTTGTAATTAATTCACAATATTCCAAAACCTGTCAGAACTCTCCGTCCCATCCAGCAGTCAGTTTACTTAATTCACTTGGTATATATATCTCCATATTTTTGTACAATAGTACCAACTAATACTGCAGTAGTTATTTAAGATTTTGTTTTACGTATTAATGCTAGCTTGTCAGAATAATCACTGGATTCTTACGTCTGTTGTGGTATCACCCCTTCTAGACTCAAAACAATGAGTGATGCGGTTGCTCTGTTCAAATCCATAGATGATCTCCTTGAAAGAATATTGTCACTCGATTTTCATAAGGATTTGATTCAGGAAAACCATGTGGATCTGCAGAAACTACaaagaaaaataaaatggCATCTTCCATTGGAACCGCTTCCAGTTATTATACCAAACATTGAGAAATATCACACGAGTTTCTTTTCGTTATTCATGGTCGAATGTCTAGAATCCATAACTCAGGATAAATATGATTCCATGTCGATGCCTCATCACGCTCTCCCTGTATCCGGTAATATTCGAGGAGTATTCGGGAATATAACACTTTCACTCGACTTAGAGGAACATGAATATTTGACGGGAGATTTGGTATGTCTGTGCATTACAAAGGCCAACCTAGCTATAACTAGAAAGGATAATACTCAAGTGAAGA contains:
- a CDS encoding hypothetical protein (encoded by transcript BEWA_009710A); this encodes MDIEGFNDQCCKNCEDALESMNKWFYLDEQGIKRGPYNSFAILYYIYSSYFEDDSPFFLYDEENRMALNYNTLENYLETIIEDVKLNGSHVFSCSHIMEQLMKNEENLSDPDDSTSEIHGSISGYSSPPENKAHMFRSEAFEAGRIYTSGEIEPMEDIGLRRHSAPHTRLLSKESSEQGKPSIGQYNSSRSLSTQQSILRKRLENNFKEAEAHLSRINTRKISHVIEKNLNHGNSN
- a CDS encoding hypothetical protein (encoded by transcript BEWA_009690A) — translated: MVDISHESLICSDLNENMELIRLHTDSIGVRPVLDNSIMIDGYKEISKPGTRRRRRRRSSSVHSICTKMQDDRDHSINTFETIYKKIAAFFFVFNKFANANDFINNLPVIANESHTLSFVRSFNMLYDLRIKEKIYDTMDNFMKSNRSATDRIVAMIPTMPINLDALGISKYFTGNTHNIADCFALFIENPRISGEEDTGISDSKPLVNSDLDSIPTSIRCEIVNKLSQEVLSECGTYECLYEQEIDSLPENIVLDGMLKGMPISKGKIRFFHKIMTFGKRDGSPKPPRKRIDGTVDDSAGFLKQRFSIFTEYLSRRNCDVNPGGSNKWNAKTYFNIFSKKEGDYRNPMDLADDSAKERFEEHIRMHTAHWDEIQYDDIEIVLRDNNDNSIIKLPYSCTIM
- a CDS encoding cytochrome C, putative (encoded by transcript BEWA_009680A), whose translation is MANDRDWDDIPDDFVLPEGSAKRGAKLFKKYCQQCHSMRPDNRQIGGFSNFGPTLFNVYCRTAGTEDVSGLSATDGLQNAGIVWNDANLMRYMKNPERYVNSKIGMNFSGLPKFQDRVDVVHFLRDLTYEGKYGQEVLKECEKK
- a CDS encoding 60S acidic ribosomal protein P1, putative (encoded by transcript BEWA_009670A) codes for the protein MSTVPIAELPKEQREELMCVYASLILHDDGLDISQENILKLIKSAKGDIQPFTPMLFARALKGKDLSTLFSSVAAGGTAAAPAGSAPPAAASPEAKKEEPEAEEEEDDMGFSLFD
- a CDS encoding vacuolar ATP synthase catalytic subunit A, putative (encoded by transcript BEWA_009700A), producing the protein MAENNVVTNNNGTIYKVSGPLVIAKDMPGTKMFELVHVGHDNMIGEIIQIDGNSVFIQVYEGTSGLRVGDPVKNTGKPLSVELGPGLLDAVFDGTQRPLMRIHDIFKKHYVPVGVNLPALDREKLWPYVPSSSLKVGDLITGGDIFGTVYESEIFPEHNIMLPPNLSGKITFMAPAGNYTIEEKLLEIEYLGKAIPCSMYQIWPVRQPRPILKKVQGSEPLLTGQRVLDSLFPSVKGGTCAIPGAFGCGKTCISHALAKYSNTNVTIYVGCGERGNEIAEVLKEFPHLKTNVNGKMVPIMGRTCLVANTSNMPVAAREASIYTGITIAEYFRDMGYHACMMADSTSRWAEALREISGRLAEMPADSGYPAYLSSRLSAFYERAGVVQCLGSSDRTGSVTIVGAISPPGGDFSDPVTAATMSIVHVFWGLDKKLAQRKHFPSVNWSTSFTKYDKQLESYFEETNQRFMQLVKGIKTILQKESELSEIVQLVGRDSLSEDQKLCLEVAKIIREDFLQQNSFTDYDYKCPLYKTFGMMNTIVTFYNESLKIITETNKKGQTVGWGTIYNSMRKSINKITRLKFIDPDTPEEEFATIFKELDDEITNGLRSLVDM